GTGGATGAGTTTGCAAAACGGCATCTTACGATTTTAGACTTTTTTTACTGCCCACATCATCCAGTACATGGAATGGGAGGCTATCGAATTGACTGCACCTGCCGAAAGCCTAAGCCAGGGATGTTGCTGGAAGCAGAAAGAAAGCACAATCTGAATCTCTCAGAGTCAATCTTAGTGGGAGATAAATTGTCTGATATCAAAGCAGGAAAAGCCGCTCGGCTGAAGACAGCGGCGCTCGTAGGAACCGGGCATCGTGTTAGCGAGCAGGAAATCAATACGGCAGATGTCTTTGCACGCTCTTTAAAAGAACTTAAAGACCAACTGTTTCCTTTCACAGTCAAAGCCAATCATGGAATTTGACAAGTTCATTTTCAGATTCAGCTCAGTTCGTAGTTTGTGCTTGTTCTCGCA
The Gimesia aquarii DNA segment above includes these coding regions:
- a CDS encoding D-glycero-alpha-D-manno-heptose-1,7-bisphosphate 7-phosphatase gives rise to the protein MQKALFLDRDGVVNVEKHYLHLIEDFDFIEGIFELCHAATLSGYCLIIVTNQSGIAREYYTEQQFIDLMSWVVDEFAKRHLTILDFFYCPHHPVHGMGGYRIDCTCRKPKPGMLLEAERKHNLNLSESILVGDKLSDIKAGKAARLKTAALVGTGHRVSEQEINTADVFARSLKELKDQLFPFTVKANHGI